A portion of the Gossypium arboreum isolate Shixiya-1 chromosome 8, ASM2569848v2, whole genome shotgun sequence genome contains these proteins:
- the LOC108458218 gene encoding uncharacterized protein LOC108458218 isoform X2 produces the protein MSDSNDEGLGYWLRWQVPVCALIIVAPSVLASYIINKVKTDPLFFNHFWKPQWRNLNPCWLLCYRAFAFICTARILCEVIASEGGAFAFYFYTQWTFALVMVYFGLGTVISAYGCWVCLNTPLPENGARAEFLKSDVEESRTENSGTYKENNVRDKIKLQSHHAQEEFQRRAGFWGYLMQTIYQTCAGAVILTDIVFWCVIVPFLSNSHLGLNTLMGCMHTLNAMFLILDTLLNSLPFPWFRLAYFVQWSCLYVVFQWVLHACGFTWWPYPFLELNTPWAPLWYFALALVHIPCYGMYALIVKAKNSILPRLFPHAFVRSH, from the exons ATGTCGGATTCGAACGATGAAGGCTTGGGGTACTGGCTCAGGTGGCAAGTACCAGTGTGTGCATTAATCATCGTTGCCCCATCTGTATTAGCttcatatatcatcaataaagttAAAACAGACCCGTTATTTTTCAATCATTTTTGGAAGCCACAGTGGAGAAACTTAAATCCCTGTTGGCTTCTATGTTATAGAGCTTTTGCTTTTATATGCACGGCTCGGATACTGTGTGAGGTTATTGCCTCTGAGGGAGGAGCTTTTGCTTTCTATTTCTACACTCA GTGGACATTTGCATTGGTTATGGTCTATTTTGGG CTGGGGACTGTCATTTCTGCTTATGGGTGTTGGGTGTGCTTAAATACTCCTCTGCCTGAAAATGGTGCAAGGGCTGAGTTTCTGAAAAGTGATGTGGAAGAGAGTAGAACTGAAAACTCTGGAACTTATAAGGAAAACAATGTGAGGGATAAAATCAAGTTGCAGAGTCACCACGCTCAGGAGGAGTTTCAGCGAAGGGCAGGATTTTGGGGATATCTTATGCAAACTATATATCAG ACTTGTGCCGGAGCTGTCATCCTGACGGACATCGTATTTTGGTGCGTCATCGTCCCGTTTTTATCAAACTCGCACCTTGGCCTTAACACG TTAATGGGTTGCATGCACACTTTGAATGCTATGTTCCTTATCCTAGATACCCTTCTTAATAGCCTT CCATTTCCTTGGTTCCGGCTTGCATATTTCGTTCAATGGAGCTGTCTGTATGTTGTTTTCCAATGGGTTCTTCATGCCTGCGGTTTTACATG GTGGCCATATCCTTTCCTGGAGCTTAATACGCCATGGGCTCCTTTATG GTACTTTGCCCTGGCTCTGGTTCATATCCCCTGCTATGGAATGTATGCACTTATTGTAAAAGCAAAAAATTCGATCCTCCCAAGATTGTTCCCTCATGCTTTTGTTAGATCACACTAG
- the LOC108458218 gene encoding uncharacterized protein LOC108458218 isoform X1, which yields MALVVYWYDCVCFGIVAAAFLGSLWVLWRKEAASRCEDDSVYESLLAAQQDADGFVHATPTAHVGSNQLWTSCWKGVHPGWLVLTRFVSFAVLAGFLSWDIVEWDASIFVYYTEWTFALVMVYFGLGTVISAYGCWVCLNTPLPENGARAEFLKSDVEESRTENSGTYKENNVRDKIKLQSHHAQEEFQRRAGFWGYLMQTIYQTCAGAVILTDIVFWCVIVPFLSNSHLGLNTLMGCMHTLNAMFLILDTLLNSLPFPWFRLAYFVQWSCLYVVFQWVLHACGFTWWPYPFLELNTPWAPLWYFALALVHIPCYGMYALIVKAKNSILPRLFPHAFVRSH from the exons ATGGCGCTAGTAGTCTATTGGTACGATTGCGTTTGTTTCGGCATTGTGGCGGCTGCCTTCCTTGGGTCTTTATGGGTTTTATGGAGAAAAGAAGCTGCATCTAGATGCGAGGACGACAGCGTATACGAGAGTCTGCTAGCGGCTCAACAGGATGCCGATGGGTTCGTACATGCCACACCCACCGCTCACGTTGGCTCCAACCAGCTATGGACCAGTTGTTGGAAAGGGGTGCACCCTGGATGGCTAGTGTTGACTCGTTTTGTTTCGTTTGCAGTGTTGGCCGGATTCTTGTCGTGGGACATAGTCGAATGGGATGCTTCGATCTTCGTTTACTACACCGA GTGGACATTTGCATTGGTTATGGTCTATTTTGGG CTGGGGACTGTCATTTCTGCTTATGGGTGTTGGGTGTGCTTAAATACTCCTCTGCCTGAAAATGGTGCAAGGGCTGAGTTTCTGAAAAGTGATGTGGAAGAGAGTAGAACTGAAAACTCTGGAACTTATAAGGAAAACAATGTGAGGGATAAAATCAAGTTGCAGAGTCACCACGCTCAGGAGGAGTTTCAGCGAAGGGCAGGATTTTGGGGATATCTTATGCAAACTATATATCAG ACTTGTGCCGGAGCTGTCATCCTGACGGACATCGTATTTTGGTGCGTCATCGTCCCGTTTTTATCAAACTCGCACCTTGGCCTTAACACG TTAATGGGTTGCATGCACACTTTGAATGCTATGTTCCTTATCCTAGATACCCTTCTTAATAGCCTT CCATTTCCTTGGTTCCGGCTTGCATATTTCGTTCAATGGAGCTGTCTGTATGTTGTTTTCCAATGGGTTCTTCATGCCTGCGGTTTTACATG GTGGCCATATCCTTTCCTGGAGCTTAATACGCCATGGGCTCCTTTATG GTACTTTGCCCTGGCTCTGGTTCATATCCCCTGCTATGGAATGTATGCACTTATTGTAAAAGCAAAAAATTCGATCCTCCCAAGATTGTTCCCTCATGCTTTTGTTAGATCACACTAG
- the LOC108458218 gene encoding uncharacterized protein LOC108458218 isoform X3 yields the protein MALVVYWYDCVCFGIVAAAFLGSLWVLWRKEAASRCEDDSVYESLLAAQQDADGFVHATPTAHVGSNQLWTSCWKGVHPGWLVLTRFVSFAVLAGFLSWDIVEWDASIFVYYTEWTFALVMVYFGLGTVISAYGCWVCLNTPLPENGARAEFLKSDVEESRTENSGTYKENNVRDKIKLQSHHAQEEFQRRAGFWGYLMQTIYQTCAGAVILTDIVFWCVIVPFLSNSHLGLNTPFPWFRLAYFVQWSCLYVVFQWVLHACGFTWWPYPFLELNTPWAPLWYFALALVHIPCYGMYALIVKAKNSILPRLFPHAFVRSH from the exons ATGGCGCTAGTAGTCTATTGGTACGATTGCGTTTGTTTCGGCATTGTGGCGGCTGCCTTCCTTGGGTCTTTATGGGTTTTATGGAGAAAAGAAGCTGCATCTAGATGCGAGGACGACAGCGTATACGAGAGTCTGCTAGCGGCTCAACAGGATGCCGATGGGTTCGTACATGCCACACCCACCGCTCACGTTGGCTCCAACCAGCTATGGACCAGTTGTTGGAAAGGGGTGCACCCTGGATGGCTAGTGTTGACTCGTTTTGTTTCGTTTGCAGTGTTGGCCGGATTCTTGTCGTGGGACATAGTCGAATGGGATGCTTCGATCTTCGTTTACTACACCGA GTGGACATTTGCATTGGTTATGGTCTATTTTGGG CTGGGGACTGTCATTTCTGCTTATGGGTGTTGGGTGTGCTTAAATACTCCTCTGCCTGAAAATGGTGCAAGGGCTGAGTTTCTGAAAAGTGATGTGGAAGAGAGTAGAACTGAAAACTCTGGAACTTATAAGGAAAACAATGTGAGGGATAAAATCAAGTTGCAGAGTCACCACGCTCAGGAGGAGTTTCAGCGAAGGGCAGGATTTTGGGGATATCTTATGCAAACTATATATCAG ACTTGTGCCGGAGCTGTCATCCTGACGGACATCGTATTTTGGTGCGTCATCGTCCCGTTTTTATCAAACTCGCACCTTGGCCTTAACACG CCATTTCCTTGGTTCCGGCTTGCATATTTCGTTCAATGGAGCTGTCTGTATGTTGTTTTCCAATGGGTTCTTCATGCCTGCGGTTTTACATG GTGGCCATATCCTTTCCTGGAGCTTAATACGCCATGGGCTCCTTTATG GTACTTTGCCCTGGCTCTGGTTCATATCCCCTGCTATGGAATGTATGCACTTATTGTAAAAGCAAAAAATTCGATCCTCCCAAGATTGTTCCCTCATGCTTTTGTTAGATCACACTAG